The following nucleotide sequence is from Drosophila mauritiana strain mau12 unplaced genomic scaffold, ASM438214v1 U_132, whole genome shotgun sequence.
ctaaccttcgaaccacactcggcgacagcgaccacacgctgccgccgcgctgtaacgggagatgccaaagctacaaaaatacagccgaccaatagcaacgcagtatgcaatattgtaatatgatgaaataccaatgatttccccgaaatgatgaaattactgtacttctggaatattctaacacataatacaatatgctgacataccaatgatttccccgagctgatggaattattattcttgtgaaatattctagcacatccaccagcttacaaaagtatgcgccgacatacacattgtaacggagtgctacaatgtgcttttaagttatgattatacagtacagtaattaaccgatatgtgtgcatactacaatactacttttacagtttggtagaaaatcttctttatttttatatatgtttttagttttcttattccatttgtctctatatacgtttatattgggaattatttctttctttctttctttttctattttgtcaatgttagtcaaaaaaaaaattttcttttacattattgtctgcctgaatctagctatggcttcacgggacatattgggttaacagggcatagtagtttatgctccattttacaatgtgtcttaaaatttttcttatatatatatatatttatatttattgttaattagttaatattttagtgctgctgatgttcatctcctggtgtcagctgggcgtcgccgggggtggcacgctgatactcccttgctgctgtctatttctgggctgctgatgatgttgatggctgctcacaagtccccaggcagtgaggactccagactccttcgcagtccggggggcaggactttttagccttcgttagtgctggtgctggacatgcctttggttttggaacttcattaattattgttatatttttagtattttctgagtaagttttctcgagtttttgggtcttcaattcttcctgatattgaagcaagtggtctagctctgcatgtagccttagagctttcgaccaaaccggtggcgtttgctgaccgtatattagccaccttacgtgggctatacgtttgttcagcttggtatttagaccgccacggtgttttcccataactcaatacaactctactcactcagatatttccttagttttggcaattgtaagttccatgtaatgattcctcggtcttcttcctcagccttccagtccagttttcctccaatatgtgttttttatttcgttaatttgtccatcgttggacgactgtcacggtcgccatgtaatgggtcgttcattgataacacaagtcttttggttttgattgcagccgtcaggctgaattaggtttttatttgatttttattaaatttttgtttggcggaaatggttctgccagttcaacgtctttacagtgtctgcgttgtgagttttgaatatatttcgtcttaggctaaggcgtagctgcgctgccggatacgccagcggcggagcggcttttttatgtatatcttatatatctaggcttatcgagagagcgatctatgtacttatgtattatgcatttggtcggcgtgggaatgctgaccatgcacttatactttgtagccttcaagtgttacatccgccttcggccttattggttgcataaacataaacataaacatagaaacaaagtactgctatatgttagtatgctattatacttaaatgttcttaatattacataggcgcatactacaccaatggcaccggagttgttcacttaatacttgaaacgtatcagcgctaactaattataaggtatttgcggtatttatttttaatcttcgaagagcgtaaactggatgtaaatgtggtttcactcaaccttgacaattgatgtatgcgtgttgaggtgtgtactcatcttaaaatctgagaaaagataaagattttttagaaaattcgaataataattgtggacaatattttttttatattagtttatgtttaatgctcgtttatgtttcatttgtgacgagtgaatttagtgaacagttgaactgggcgcggtagtccgtattcttcctttttggccttggcctactaatggtatggttgccacacaatcctctgggctgctttctcgggtgcctccacaccactcagcctatccagcagattaccacacactttaatcagaggttacttggttaatatttcatttactttcatttcatttattatactctgtactgcgatatcggtaactccgGTAACTTcggaatggccgaaacgtaatttaacggaatttccacaggggtgataatggtgcttcttctttcaacatcagggtcaatattgtgcatatggtattctcgtttgaccgcgtgttcacacttccgagatccttctgttaacactccgacactcggcctccttccgcacgcgatctctcagatgatttttggatacttggtacgccgtttaaacaaatcataaaatcgggagaaaccaaatttttgtggtatcaaatatcgcataaatcacactggttgcaaaatgaaaggaatatagtgatcgaagtcaccgtgtaaggtgacttcacccatccagtgaacttgtacatcaagcagcccgagactttgcaatcgtattctgaaacttcagtttcagatgagcccataacgttcataacattcataacgttagcgtacatatgttgtgttgaatcggctccgaaaatggtaagtcgaatcgcccataacgacttcattatatcatagtctcccgtcaattgctgatcaatcgagccgacacggataaggacaaacggagtgccaaggtgctcattatctacagcactggaaagcagcacatcgtcaccttcaagctgcccatccatgcgtttacagtgcaaaagctgtttctcaagatgaaccttcatatggaggataacatcacgattgattgcatggagaatgccggtggtattatccatttggtggtctctgtgggattcgccatcggtgataccattgccgataagattgccaaggcggaggagttctacaagaaggtgcatcagtccagggcgtccgctgatgccgctcctcgcaacgcggtgcccgttgaagagccaccatctcttccggttgtcaagccatcggtggtctcggtgggcttcgccatcggtgataccattgccgatacgattgcccatgcggaggagttcaacaagaaggtgcatcagtcaaaggcgtccgctggtgccgctcttcccaacgcggtgcccgttgaagtgccaccatctcgtgcggttgtcaagccatcggagacttcggtggccaacaatggttgccagccatctgcaaccaaaggcaagaagcacaagaaaagacatcgcgctccgggagacaccaatgctgacaaagcgatatcgtcggcgaatcaagacgccaatactcccaagaccaagaaacagaagaagtgtcattctgcagaggacagcaatggttatcaagttgctggtgctcaagacaacccaggttcatctggcaataaacagggaagtcaaacccctacgggtaacacctcaaattctccaaagaagagtagtactgcccaagtgatatcgtcggtggatcaagacgacaatactcccaagaccaagaaacagaagaagtgtcattctgcagaggacagcaatggttatcaagttgctggtgctcaagacaacccaggttcatctggcaataaacagggaaatcaaacccccaccggaaccggtggcctgagcatcaccattaaggactacatgtgtctcaaggaaggctcatttctgaacgacataatcattgatttttatctgcgctggctaaagaataacatcataccagagggtcagcgcgataggacgcacatctttagcacatttttccacatgagattgaccacagagacgagtcccaacaacacgaaggagccggtggccaagaggcgtcacgaaagggtaaagaagtggacacgaaccgtgaatatattcgagaaggatttcatcataataccattcaacgagaagtcccattggatactggccatcatatgttttccaaacctgaagacctccgtggttaaccatgatgtacagacacccggcgaagacattccaatcaaacagccattgattctcatcttcgattcgttggagggcaactcacgcgatcgagatattgccatattgcatgattacctcaacttcgagtacaaggcaaagtatccgaaagagcgggcgcgcatcttcaacggggataatatgccaggtctcctgccgcagcaggagaatctcaccgattgcggcctctatctgctgcagtatgcggagcaattcttcacaaaacccatcgttaactataagctgcccattagggagctgatcgattggtttgacctgctcacagtaaccaagaagcgcgaggatatcgccaatctcatccagaagctgatgaatgaaggcaatcagcagggcataactttgcccgtcataaagtttcccacactgaatggcataatggtgatggatgtggatgacgataaggaatgggacacggaggaagagaatcaaactataaaccaatatagttttgaaaccagaacaccgccgaaaagaaggcatacactccagtaaaccacttgtgaagtggctgcttcggaaaattatattttcacacagaagaactgaagacgacgacaacgcaatgcacacacgtttggaatactaggaggagcaagttacacggaggtgggttcaccagaattataggttttttcccccaaaagcaagaaaactttcatacacacacacacacacaagtcaccaaaaagagcagtgcggccaaaaagacgataaagaggctacctaccagagagagagaaagagagacacagatcaggatcacaggatgagcaggataagcagcatgagcaggataagcagcatgagcaggataagcaggagctggatgccaggaggtggagaatggccaaacatcaagaaaaattctaaatttagagtcaccaaattaatagaaaatattttttttgtaaatagcaaaataaacggtccataggaccaataaaaataagtcacgcaataatcatagctttatagattgccaaaaatgaattctactatactatatggtacttaagcgcggttatcagctatttggaaaatcagcattatactcGACTCTACGCCCACGcacatacacagacacacgcacacgcacacacatggatctctttgcattggtgttggggttcggcgataagaaaatcgagccattaagtcgcgccggcgattctatagacgctcagttgctttggagcgattctttgatgcagacgaacgtcggagtttgcggattgtaataaaagagcaagcacagagagagagacagttaatgagacagagagatataTATCCAGGTAGGAGCTTTGTATTACGCATACActagggcttgactgtatatgtacacattgcaacggagtgctacaatgtgcttttaagttatgattatacagtacagtaattaaccgatatgtgtgcatactacaatactacttttacagtttggtagaaaatcttctttatttttatatatgtttttagttttcttattccatttgtctctatatacatttatattgggaattatttctttctttctttctttttctattttgtcaatgttagtcaaaaaaaaaaattttcttttaccttattgtctgcctgaatctagctatggcttcacgggacatattgggttaacagggcatagtagtttatgctccatattacaatgtgtcttaaaatttttcttatatatatatatatttatatttattgttaattagttaatattttagtgctgctgatgttcatctcctggtgtcagctgggcgtcgccgggggtggcacgctgatactcccttgctgctgtctatttctgggctgctgatgatgttgatggctgctcacaagtccccaggcagtgaggactccagactccttcgcagtccgggggcaggactttttagccttcgttagtgctggtgctggtgctggacatgcctttggttttggaacttcattaattattgttatatttttagtattttctgagtaagttttctcgagtttttgggtcttcaattcttcctgatattgaagcaagtggtctagctctgcatgtagccttagagctttcgaccaaaccggtggcgtttgctgaccgtatattagccaccttacgtgggctataaATTATGGGTCTCAGTGTTTaggtttaattattttattaccg
It contains:
- the LOC117149094 gene encoding LOW QUALITY PROTEIN: sentrin-specific protease 6-like (The sequence of the model RefSeq protein was modified relative to this genomic sequence to represent the inferred CDS: substituted 1 base at 1 genomic stop codon) — its product is PEHHHXGLHVSQGRLISIAILHDYLNFEYKAKYPKERARIFNGDNMPGLLPQQENLTDCGLYLLQYAEQFFTKPIVNYKLPIRELIDWFDLLTVTKKREDIANLIQKLMNEGNQQGITLPVIKFPTLNGIMVMDVDDD